Within Flagellimonas maritima, the genomic segment ACTCGAAGAAGAACTTTTGGATTTCAACACTTTTGGAATTGAAGATTTCTGGACAGAATATCATGCCAACCCACTCTCCGATATAGATTATGATTACGCAATGAACTTGAATTTTAGGGAAATTAATATCTCACCCGAGCAAGTGAGCGAAAAACAGATTATCAAAGAAAAACAAATAAGGGATGGGTATGAATATTTACTTGACCAAAACGGGAATGCTGTAAAAGACAGTCTGGGCAATCGAATAAAAGTAGATAAATTACGTACCGTTCAATGTAGTTTTTATCAATTTACCCAATTTAAAACGGCACAAATTGGCGCTAAAGTGAGCTTTACAGATTTAAAGAGCGGTCAAGAAATAAATGCCTACCCTCTATCCAGTGAATTTGTCTTTGAACATATATATGCAAATTACAAAGGAGATAGAAGAGCCTTGGATAGTGACCTGGCCCCCCTTTTGGAGATTAGTGCAGTTCCGTTTCCAAGCAATGAACAAATGGTTTATGATGCAGGAGAAGACTTGAAAACCCGGTTAAAAAGTATTCTTAGGCGAAACAAATTCAATTAAAACAATAAACCCGAAATTAAACAGTCGGGTTTTTTTATACATATTCGGTTAAGTCAATATCGGCAATTGCACCATGGGAGGTATGAAAAGATACTTCTCCGTTTTTTATGATTAAAAGCTGAGGGGATTGATGCAGAACTTTAAATTTGGATGCAACTGCATTGGAAACATCCCTGTGAGCATGAAGATCCAAGAAATAAATGTCGTTTTCTTCACCAAGATTATAGGAACCGGTAAACATATTCAAAACCATTCTACTAATTCCACAAGTTGTGGAATGCTTAAAAATGAGCTGGGAACGCGATTTGGATTTTTCTTTAATTTCATCCAATTGTTCCATTGTAACTAAAGATATCCAAGGAATTTTATTTTCAACTTTCCCTGATTCTGATTTTTTTCCAAATACACCTTCAAATAATCCCATAGTACAAATTTAATAGTTCTGTCGGGGAAGTACAAAAAGTTTACAAACTGACGAAATGTCCTAATTTTAAAGACTTTAACCGACATTTTGACTGTGTCTGCGCAATGGTAAGGTTATTGAAATATTCAGATAAAAATATAAAAATGAACTTAAATAATTTTACTATAAAGTCGCAGGAAGCCATACAGCAAGCTCAACAGCTTGCTCAAGAGCTTGGACACCAACAAATAGAAAACGAGCATCTTTTCAAAGCGATCACGGAAGTGGATGAAAATGTGTTGCCGTTTATACTAAAAAAACTAAATGTAAATATTTCACTTATCATCCAAATTCTTGAAAAAGAATTGGAGAGCTTCCCTAAAGTTTCGGGTGGGAATATTATGTTTTCGAACAATGCTGGAAAATCATTGAACGAGGCCAGTATTCTTGCAAAAAAACAGGGGGATGAATTTGTCTCTATCGAACATTTATTGCTAGCTATATTCAAATCAAAAAGCAAAATATCCCAGATCTTAAAAGATCAGGGAGTTACTGAAAAGGATTTATCAGCAGCAATACAAGAATTGCGAAAAGGAGGAAAAGTGACCTCACAGAGTGCCGAGGACACTTACAATTCCCTAGATAAATATGCTAAAAATTTAAATCAGCTCGCGGATAGTGGCAAGCTTGATCCCGTAATTG encodes:
- the ytxJ gene encoding bacillithiol system redox-active protein YtxJ, coding for MGLFEGVFGKKSESGKVENKIPWISLVTMEQLDEIKEKSKSRSQLIFKHSTTCGISRMVLNMFTGSYNLGEENDIYFLDLHAHRDVSNAVASKFKVLHQSPQLLIIKNGEVSFHTSHGAIADIDLTEYV